In the genome of Myxococcus guangdongensis, one region contains:
- a CDS encoding methyl-accepting chemotaxis protein — MSTEQTSFTTQLGQQFRQSLGLAPKLVLVTTLVSATVAAILTGIATRRLEADLVSSHMGEGQLLARSFAVAAEHGAKMGFPSLRPLMEVARTSEDVAYVFVADAGGNVVVHSLPGAFPDALKASAVAQGEVSEENGWGEVLAFETEGRQLHASNVAAPVANGRLGTVHVGVSRDHIDDLVSALRWRMMGFALLLVALGVAVAAAFGRSIVRPMRELTEVAGHIVESGDLTRPIHAKSGDEVGRLANSFAQMVARLREVTLNLQQAAQALTQSTEHLNTSSTDQAQTISRQAAALQETQVTAQEIKQTSMLAAQKAESVLSVAERADALARAGEASIEQTMAGLNDIRVQVGEIAQKILELGERTQQIGGITQTVKDLADQSNMLALNAAIESVRSGEHGKGFGVVAREIRALADQSIQATTRVRELLDDIANSVTAAVRITERGAERMEAGLAQVRTSGQNLRELSSIVQDNAAAVRQIAAAVSQQNVGINQITLAVNDLSKMMDETVARIGSTGEAATTLQIISEQLSSAVKIYRVE, encoded by the coding sequence GTGAGCACCGAACAGACCTCGTTCACCACGCAGCTCGGCCAGCAGTTCCGTCAGTCGCTCGGACTGGCGCCGAAGCTCGTTCTCGTCACCACGCTCGTCAGCGCGACGGTGGCCGCCATCCTCACCGGCATCGCCACGCGGCGACTGGAGGCGGACCTCGTCTCCAGTCACATGGGCGAGGGGCAGCTGCTCGCCCGCAGCTTCGCGGTGGCCGCGGAGCACGGCGCGAAGATGGGCTTCCCTTCGCTCCGGCCCCTGATGGAGGTCGCGCGCACCAGCGAGGACGTCGCCTACGTCTTCGTCGCGGACGCGGGCGGCAACGTGGTGGTGCACAGCCTGCCAGGCGCCTTCCCCGACGCGCTGAAGGCGTCCGCGGTGGCGCAGGGCGAGGTGAGCGAGGAGAACGGCTGGGGCGAGGTGCTCGCGTTCGAGACCGAGGGCCGCCAGCTGCACGCCTCGAACGTGGCGGCGCCCGTGGCCAATGGCCGACTGGGCACGGTGCACGTGGGCGTCTCCCGGGACCACATCGACGACCTGGTGTCCGCGCTGCGCTGGCGGATGATGGGCTTCGCGCTCTTGCTGGTGGCGCTGGGCGTGGCGGTGGCGGCGGCCTTCGGGCGCAGCATCGTGCGGCCCATGCGCGAGCTGACCGAGGTCGCCGGCCACATCGTCGAGTCCGGTGACTTGACGCGCCCCATCCACGCCAAGAGCGGCGACGAGGTGGGCCGGCTGGCCAACTCCTTCGCGCAGATGGTGGCCCGGCTTCGCGAGGTGACGCTCAACCTCCAGCAGGCCGCGCAGGCGCTGACGCAGTCCACCGAGCACCTCAACACGTCCTCCACGGACCAGGCGCAGACCATCTCCCGGCAGGCCGCCGCGCTCCAGGAGACGCAAGTCACCGCGCAGGAAATCAAGCAGACCTCCATGCTCGCCGCGCAGAAGGCGGAGAGCGTGCTGTCCGTGGCGGAGCGCGCGGACGCGCTGGCTCGCGCGGGCGAGGCGTCGATTGAACAGACGATGGCGGGCCTCAACGACATCCGCGTCCAGGTGGGCGAGATTGCCCAGAAGATTCTCGAGCTGGGCGAGCGCACGCAGCAGATTGGCGGCATCACCCAGACGGTGAAGGACCTGGCCGACCAGTCCAACATGCTCGCGCTCAACGCGGCGATTGAGTCCGTCCGCTCGGGCGAGCACGGCAAGGGCTTCGGCGTGGTGGCGCGCGAGATTCGCGCGCTGGCGGACCAGTCCATCCAGGCCACGACGCGGGTGCGGGAGCTGCTGGACGACATCGCCAACTCGGTGACGGCCGCGGTGCGAATCACCGAGCGCGGCGCCGAGCGCATGGAGGCGGGCCTGGCCCAGGTGCGCACCAGCGGGCAGAACCTGCGCGAGCTGTCCTCCATCGTCCAGGACAACGCCGCCGCCGTCCGTCAGATTGCCGCCGCGGTGTCCCAGCAGAACGTGGGCATCAACCAAATCACCCTCGCGGTGAACGACCTCTCCAAGATGATGGACGAGACGGTGGCCCGCATCGGCTCCACCGGCGAGGCCGCCACCACGCTGCAAATCATCTCCGAGCAGCTCTCCAGCGCGGTGAAGATCTACCGCGTCGAGTAG
- a CDS encoding chemotaxis protein CheB, producing the protein MNNRRPPIRVLVVDDSPTMANTLTALLTEDPRIEVVGRAGDGNRAVQLARLLRPDVITMDLLLPGLDGPSAITAIMSQAPARVLVVSAVAEQRGVDLGFQAMSAGALELIGKPNVTNVEELRRWGRDLAHSVCLMAEVPVISRRQRANVVTPPPIGARVDVFGVVASTGGPPALAELLSKLPKDLPVPLLIAQHITVGFTQGMVRWLSQVTPLTVDVARDGERLEPGRVYFPLDGHDLLVDPAGLARLQRSKGGPCPNGDVLLASLAASFGRRSGGVVLTGMGEDGARGLLAIRKAGGVTFSQDEATSVVYGMPRAALEIHATDQGVPLASVPDLILQSCIPPHFRAGGRGEGGVGR; encoded by the coding sequence GTGAACAACCGACGCCCTCCCATCCGGGTGCTCGTGGTGGACGACTCGCCCACCATGGCGAACACCCTGACGGCCCTGCTCACCGAGGACCCTCGCATCGAGGTCGTCGGCCGCGCAGGAGACGGCAACCGCGCCGTGCAGCTGGCGCGACTGCTGCGCCCCGACGTCATCACCATGGACCTGCTGCTGCCGGGGCTGGACGGCCCCAGCGCCATCACCGCCATCATGTCCCAGGCCCCCGCGCGGGTCCTGGTGGTGAGCGCGGTGGCCGAGCAGCGCGGCGTGGACCTGGGCTTCCAGGCGATGAGCGCCGGCGCGCTGGAGCTCATCGGCAAGCCCAACGTCACCAACGTGGAGGAGCTGCGCCGGTGGGGCCGCGATTTGGCCCACTCGGTGTGCCTGATGGCGGAGGTGCCGGTCATCTCCCGGCGTCAGCGCGCCAACGTGGTGACGCCGCCGCCCATCGGCGCGCGCGTGGACGTCTTCGGCGTGGTGGCGTCCACCGGGGGCCCGCCCGCGCTGGCGGAGCTGCTCTCCAAGCTGCCCAAGGATTTGCCCGTCCCGCTGCTCATCGCGCAGCACATCACCGTGGGCTTCACCCAGGGCATGGTGCGCTGGCTGTCCCAGGTGACGCCGCTGACGGTGGACGTGGCGCGGGACGGCGAGCGGCTGGAGCCCGGCCGCGTGTACTTCCCGCTGGACGGACACGACCTGCTGGTGGACCCGGCGGGGCTGGCGCGGCTGCAGCGCAGCAAGGGCGGCCCGTGCCCCAACGGGGACGTGCTGCTGGCGTCGCTCGCGGCGTCGTTCGGTCGGCGCAGCGGCGGGGTGGTGCTCACCGGCATGGGCGAGGACGGCGCGCGCGGACTGCTCGCCATCCGCAAGGCCGGCGGCGTCACCTTCTCCCAGGACGAGGCCACCTCCGTGGTGTACGGCATGCCCCGCGCGGCGCTGGAGATCCACGCCACGGACCAGGGCGTGCCCCTGGCCTCGGTGCCGGACCTCATCCTCCAGAGCTGCATCCCCCCCCACTTCCGGGCCGGTGGGCGCGGAGAGGGTGGGGTGGGACGATGA
- the clpA gene encoding ATP-dependent Clp protease ATP-binding subunit ClpA: MAGPLIAKELQASFRTALEEARKMGHEYLTLEHLLLALTKDSRTREVLKACGANVKRLQERLVSFLEETVERLPEDAEADPQQTIGVERVLHRAAMHALSAEQKLIDGGDVLVALFREEESHALYLLQQEGVTRLDLLNYISHGISKDEAGEGEEGGAGNGHAPAGDDDEEGESPRKSPLETYTTQLNIEAKEGRIDPLIGRDKELERTIQVLCRRRKNNPLYVGEAGVGKTAIAEGLALYIHEGRVPEPLKNAIVYSLDMGSLLAGTKFRGQFEERLKGVLKALQEQPEAILFIDEIHTIVGAGATSGGSMDASNILKPALASGKLRCIGSTTYQEFKSSFEKDRALSRRFQKIEVAEPSVEDTVLILEGLKSRYEEHHGVKYTPEAIRAAAELAAKHINDRFLPDKAIDVIDETGAAEKLKPEGVRTNTVTGADVEAVVAKMAKVPAKSVSASEGVQLQNLEKELQAVIFGQDAAITDLVSAIKLSRSGLRAPEKPIGSFLFSGPTGVGKTELAKQLAQTLGVEFLRYDMSEYSEKHTVSRLIGAPPGYVGFDQGGLLTDAVRKHPYAVVVLDEIEKAHPDLFNILLQVMDHATLTDNNGRKADFRNIVLILTTNAGAQEMSTKSIGFGDLTKPADATRAKKAIERTFTPEFRNRLDGWILFSGLPPEIILKVVDKEVRLLQKMLEERKVKLELTPAARAWLAERGYDPAFGARPMARLVDNSLKKPLAEALLFGELKNGGTARYDVDKAGDKLALQTSAAPAAEPVPA, from the coding sequence GTGGCAGGACCGCTGATTGCCAAAGAATTGCAGGCCAGCTTCCGCACCGCCCTGGAAGAGGCGCGGAAGATGGGCCACGAGTACCTGACGCTGGAGCACCTGCTCCTGGCGCTCACCAAGGACTCGCGCACCCGCGAGGTCCTCAAGGCGTGCGGAGCCAACGTCAAGCGTCTTCAGGAGAGGCTCGTCTCCTTCCTGGAGGAGACGGTCGAACGCCTGCCCGAGGACGCGGAGGCCGACCCGCAGCAGACCATCGGCGTGGAGCGCGTGCTCCACCGCGCCGCCATGCACGCCCTGTCCGCCGAGCAGAAGCTCATCGACGGCGGCGACGTGCTGGTGGCCCTCTTCCGCGAGGAGGAGAGCCATGCGCTCTACCTGCTCCAGCAGGAGGGCGTCACCCGGCTGGACCTGCTCAACTACATCTCCCACGGCATCTCCAAGGATGAGGCGGGCGAGGGCGAGGAGGGCGGCGCTGGCAACGGGCACGCGCCCGCGGGGGATGACGACGAGGAGGGTGAGTCCCCGCGCAAGAGCCCGCTGGAGACGTACACCACGCAGCTCAACATCGAGGCCAAGGAGGGGCGCATCGACCCGCTCATCGGCCGCGACAAGGAGCTGGAGCGCACCATCCAGGTGCTCTGCCGCCGCCGCAAGAACAACCCGCTCTACGTGGGCGAGGCGGGCGTGGGCAAGACGGCCATCGCCGAGGGCCTGGCGCTCTACATCCACGAGGGCCGCGTCCCCGAGCCGCTGAAGAACGCCATCGTCTACTCGCTGGACATGGGCTCGCTGCTCGCGGGCACCAAGTTCCGCGGTCAGTTCGAGGAGCGGCTCAAGGGCGTGCTCAAGGCGCTCCAGGAGCAGCCGGAGGCCATCCTCTTCATCGACGAAATCCACACGATTGTGGGCGCCGGCGCCACCAGCGGCGGCTCCATGGATGCGTCCAACATCCTCAAGCCGGCGCTCGCCAGCGGGAAGCTGCGCTGCATCGGCTCGACGACGTACCAGGAGTTCAAGTCCTCCTTCGAGAAGGACCGCGCGCTGTCGCGGCGCTTCCAGAAGATCGAGGTCGCCGAGCCCTCCGTCGAGGACACCGTCCTCATCCTGGAGGGGCTCAAGAGCCGCTACGAGGAGCACCACGGCGTGAAGTACACGCCGGAGGCGATTCGCGCGGCGGCGGAGCTGGCGGCCAAGCACATCAATGACCGGTTCCTGCCGGACAAGGCCATCGACGTCATCGACGAGACGGGCGCGGCGGAGAAGCTCAAGCCGGAGGGCGTGCGCACCAACACCGTCACCGGCGCGGACGTGGAGGCCGTCGTCGCGAAGATGGCGAAGGTTCCCGCCAAGAGCGTGTCCGCCAGCGAAGGCGTCCAGCTCCAGAACCTGGAGAAGGAGCTGCAGGCGGTCATCTTCGGGCAGGACGCGGCCATCACGGATTTGGTGAGCGCCATCAAGCTGTCTCGCTCGGGCCTGCGCGCGCCGGAGAAGCCCATCGGCTCGTTCCTCTTCTCGGGCCCCACGGGCGTGGGCAAGACGGAGCTGGCCAAGCAGCTGGCGCAGACGTTGGGCGTGGAGTTCCTGCGCTACGACATGAGCGAGTACTCGGAGAAGCACACGGTGAGCCGGCTCATCGGCGCGCCGCCGGGCTACGTCGGCTTCGACCAGGGCGGCCTGCTCACGGACGCGGTGCGCAAGCACCCGTACGCCGTGGTGGTGCTGGATGAAATCGAGAAGGCCCACCCGGACCTCTTCAACATCCTGCTCCAGGTGATGGACCACGCGACGCTGACGGACAACAACGGCCGCAAGGCCGACTTCCGCAACATCGTCCTCATCCTCACCACCAACGCGGGTGCCCAGGAGATGAGCACCAAGTCCATCGGCTTCGGTGACCTCACCAAGCCCGCGGACGCGACGCGCGCGAAGAAGGCCATCGAGCGCACCTTCACGCCGGAGTTCCGCAACCGGCTGGACGGGTGGATTCTGTTCTCCGGCCTGCCGCCCGAAATCATCCTCAAGGTCGTGGACAAGGAAGTCCGCCTCCTCCAGAAGATGCTCGAGGAGCGCAAGGTGAAGCTGGAGCTGACGCCCGCCGCCCGCGCGTGGCTGGCCGAGCGTGGGTATGACCCGGCCTTCGGGGCCCGGCCCATGGCCCGCCTCGTGGACAACTCGCTCAAGAAGCCGCTCGCCGAGGCGCTGCTCTTCGGGGAGCTGAAGAACGGCGGCACCGCCCGCTACGACGTGGACAAGGCCGGCGACAAACTGGCCCTGCAGACGTCCGCCGCTCCCGCTGCCGAGCCCGTGCCGGCGTAA
- a CDS encoding ATP-dependent Clp protease adaptor ClpS, giving the protein MAQKHDNDGSVATETAPKQKLKKPTLYKVLLHNDNYTTREFVVAVLKEVFHKSESDAVQIMLHVHYNGVGVAGVYTFEVAETKLKTVEAAAQDNGFPLRLSMEPEEG; this is encoded by the coding sequence ATGGCGCAGAAGCACGACAACGACGGCTCCGTCGCCACGGAGACCGCCCCCAAGCAGAAGCTCAAGAAGCCGACCCTCTACAAGGTGCTTCTGCACAACGACAACTACACGACGCGTGAGTTCGTGGTGGCCGTCCTCAAGGAGGTCTTCCACAAGTCGGAGTCGGATGCCGTGCAGATCATGCTGCACGTCCATTACAACGGAGTCGGAGTGGCCGGCGTCTATACGTTCGAGGTCGCCGAGACGAAGCTCAAGACGGTGGAGGCCGCGGCCCAGGACAATGGGTTCCCGCTGCGGCTGTCCATGGAACCCGAGGAAGGTTGA